The Sporosarcina sp. 6E9 genome segment AAGTTCCTTATAAACTAACGGAATTAGATGAAAATGATAAACGGACAGTTCATCTGGAACCAGGCTTACAGGAATTGAACGGAAAACAAGCACTTGCACTTGCAAGAACGCGTAAACTAGACAGTGACATTGAACGTGGTAAGCGACAACAAATGATTCTAAAATCTATCATGAGTCAAGCTACTTCAGTAAAATCTATCACAAAGTATGGCGATTTAATTGACGCAGTTGGCGATAACATGAAAACAAACATGACGTTCAATGAAATGAAATCATTTTTCGAGTATGCAAAAGGCGGCATGCCAGACGTTGAAACCATCAACATTAGTGGATTGGATGATATGTCGACAGGTATTTATTATTGGTTGCCTGATGAAGAAGGTCTTGAACAACTAAAAATAGATCTTCAAAACCATTTGGAAGTTTCTCCAAGTTCTTCACTAGTAAATGATAACTCAGGATTTAACAGTACTACTGACATGAACGAATCCGCGGACGATGCAAATTTTTCGAGATAATGATATTGAATGAATGAAGCCCGATAAATACTTTCGGGCTTTTTTTGTTGTTTAAAGTTGATTTGCGGTTTGTGGGGAGGGGATTTGGCCGTTTCGTTGGCGGCTTTGGTCGTTTGAGCAGTGGTTTGGTCGGTTCGCCAGCGGCTTTGGTCGTTTGAGTGGTGGTTTGGTCGGTTCGCCAGCAGCTTTGGTCGTTTGAGCTGTCGTTTTGGTCGTTTCCCCCATTTTTCCAATAAAAAAACGATTAGATCTAATCTCCATTTAGAAGATTGTCTAATCGTTTATAGATCCTGTCATCATTTCCCTATCATCCGAACCAGATTCAAGATTGGTCTGTAGTTGGAGCCGGCCAGTCCGATGATTTCAACAAACAGTTCAATCGCGACGAGCATGATAAAGATAAGCAATAGCGCGCCCCATTGGGTTGCTTGGGAAAACAAGATCGCCCCGCCGCCAAACATCGCAGCGAACGCATAAATGATTAATACTGATTGTCTATGTGAAAATCCAGCATTTAACAGACTGTGATGCAAATGGGATTTATCAGGTTTCGAGATTGGTTGTTTCATCCGAACGCGGCGAACAATCGTGAAAAATGTATCAGAAATTGGTACTCCGAGTATAATAACAGGGATAACCAACGAAATGAAAGTCACGTTTTTAAAGCCTAGCAAAGCAAGAACCGATATCATAAAGCCGAGAAACAATGCCCCGGTATCCCCCATGAATATCTTGGCTGGATAAAAGTTGTAAAATAAGAAGCCTAGTGAACTTGCTGCTAAAATTGCAGTGGTTGCTACAACGAACATGTCCCCCATAAGCATCGCCATAACTGAAAGCGATATAAGCGCGATTGTTGAGACGCCTGCTGCTAAACCATCCAAACCATCAAGTAAATTTATAGCATTCGTAATACCGACAATCCAAAGTATTGTTACGGGGATACTTAAAAACCCAAATTCAATTATTCCACCAAAAGGTAAATTAATAAACTCAATTTGTAAACCGCCCCATGTCACTACAACGATAGCGGCTGCTAATTGACCGACAATTTTCGCCTTTGCCGTAATCTCGAGCATATCATCGAGAAACCCGGTAATCACAATTATAAGGGCTCCAATGAGAATTCCAGTGGCGTGTTCATCTGCTGGTGTTAGTAATAGATAACCAACTAGAAAACCACCTATTATGGCAAGGCCTCCGATACGAGGCATAATAGACACATGTACCTTCCGATAATTCGGGCGATCAACCGCTCCGATACGGAATGCTAATTTTCTCACAAGCGGAGTCAGTAATATGGATGCTACAAACGCTACAGCGATTGCAAGAAATAACATGTCCTTCCTCCTAAAAAAACCTAGTCTTAAAATCTTTACTATTATAACACAAATAAAGAGATATTGCACTTCGACTCTACTGTTCTCGAAAAAGTGTATGAGCTTCTGTTTAAATGTTTCAGTTAATCCAACAGTTTGAATTTTGGCGATTCGGGTATATCAAAGTAAATGTCATACAAAATAGGGAGGGAGTATACTCATGCAACAGAAAGATCATTTATCGGACGACGTGATAAAAATTTTTCATAATGCAAAAGGGTCTGTGAAAAACGATGTTGAAAAATGGATAGAAAATAATAACTTCTATATGGCCAATCACGAAAAACCTACGGATATGGGTTGGAATTCAAATTCACAGCGAGATCATGCTGCAGGCGAATACGAACCATTAGAAGAAAGAAATACACCCACTTTCAGCACGCAAAAAGAGCAAGATGATTCTAGAAAACACCGTTCAGAACCCGTGCCTGATAAGGATATAGATGTTCAAATCGACGAAGAAAATCGTGTTTTATTGGAAAATGAAGAACGTATGGAAGACATCGAGGATTTGCGGTCTGAATATAGAGGACATATCGGTGACCAACGTTAATAAATAGATAATGAAGAAAAAATGCCACGCCTCAAAAACGACGGTGTGGCATTTTTCTATTCGTTTATTTTATAGTTCTAGTTCAAGATCAGTAATGATTGTAACGTCATCGTGGTGAAGAAGTTTAGTGATTGGCCATTCAGTAGTCACATTACCTTCTAGTACCTTTTCAAGTGCTGCACGTTTTCTTTCACCAAATGCAAGCAGCACAATTTTCTTCGCTCGCAAGATTGAACCGATTCCTAAGGATAAAGCAGTATCAGGAATTTTTTCGTCGTTCGCAAATAGTTGGCTATTCACATTCAATGTAGAATCAGCCAATTTTGCGACATGCGTCACTGAATCAAACGAAGTTCCTGGTTCATTAAAAGCGATATGGCCATTTTCCCCAACACCAAGCAATTGTAAATCGAGGCCATGTTCTTCAAGTAAACCTTCGTACCTTTTACACTCTTCCTCTAAATCTTCAGCTAAACCATTTAACAAAAACGTTTCTTTGAATGGCTTATTATCGAAAAGATGTTCATGCATGAAATAAGCATAACTATTCGGGCTATCCGCAGAAATCCCCACATACTCATCTAAATTAAACGTAATCACGTTTGAAAAATCAAGATCTGAATTTACCCATTTTTCATAGACCGGAATCATTGTGTTTCCAGTCGCAAGACCGATTGAATGTAGACGATTGTTTTCAAGCTCTTCTTTAATTACTTGAAAAGTAGTTTCTGAGCCCAGTTCCGCATTATCAACTTTAATAAATTTCATATTTTCCACTTTGTTCATCCGACCTTCACTAATTTTTTTTTTGTATTAATTGTATTTTTTTTTTAGGCATCATGTCAACTAAAAAATGGCATACCAAACTAATCCGCATATGGCAACTTTATGAATGAATCGTGAACAAAGTGTGAAGGATTCCGGGTTATCTTTAAACCTAGGGTAATCCCTAATTCCGATTTAACATCTACCGCCTATTATAGAGGTAAGCGGTACTAAACACTGCATGACGAAAGGAAGTGACGATATGAAAGACAAAAATTCAAAACAGCAACACACAAAAAACAACGACTCTACGATTCATTTTAAAGGCACATTTATTGCAGTCATGTTGCTTGGTTTGTTTATGGTGGCATCTTGGTTTGGAATCTACGCACTCTTTTTATCTAGATAATGAATGATTGGGGGATATACAATGAATTTGCATAAATATGAAAAAATATGGTTGATTTTCGGAATTGGTTCACTTGCCCTATTTTTAGTCATTATTGGTTTCGCAGCCTTTTGGAAAGGAACGCATCCACAAAGTCATATCGAAACGATTGATCCGCAAAATGTTGAAGCGCATGAAGCTTTTAAGCCGGAAAATCTTGGATTGAATGAAGAAGCGGAGGGGAAATACACAGTGAACATCGTTGCTTCCGCATTCAATTATGATTTGGGAAAAGATGAAAATGGGGACCGCGTTGACACACTTCGCATACCAAAAGGTTCTACTGTTCTTTTTCAAGTGACGACAACGGATGTCGTGCACGGCTTCCAAATTGCCGGAACGAACGTCAATATGATGGTTGAACCTGGACATATTAGTCGTTACGAAACAGTGATGAAAAACAATGGTGAATTTACAATTGTATGTAATGAATATTGTGGTATCGGTCACCACTTAATGTTTGGGAAAGTGGAGGTGTATGAATAACCATGAAACTACTAACTTTTTCTAAAAAAGAATCTACATTGTACATGGCGTTTATGTACGTAACTTTCACTTCTCTTTTAGTCGGCGGATTAATGGGACTGTTACAGACTTTCGTTCGATCAGGTAAATATACACTACCGTTCGGCATTGATTATTACACAATACTTACTGTTCACGGCGTTATTCTAGGTTTAGTCATGACAACATTTTTCATTATCGGTTTCCAATTTTCTCTTATGGGAAAAACAGTTGGAATGACCGATAAACAACGAAAAGCAGCATGGTGGTCATTCTGGATTATGCTTACAGGAACAATAATGGCTTCGGTCATGGTATTAACAGGGCAAGCTTCCGTACTCTATACTTTTTACGCACCGTTACGTGCGCATCCTATTTTTTATTTCGGATTGGCATTGGTCATTATCGGAAGCTGGGTTGCAGCATTCATAAACTTCCGTCAGCTATACCTATGGAAAAAAGCTAATAAAGGACAGAAATCTCCGCTTCTCGCATATATGGTAACAATCAATATGATTATGTGGGTAATTGCATCTCTCGGCGTCGCGGTTTCCGTACTTGTTCTATTCATTCCATGGTCTCTTGGCTATACGGCAACCATTAATGTGTTGTTAAGTCGTACCCTATTCTGGTATTTCGGTCACCCACTCGTTTATTTCTGGTTACTGCCAGCTTATATGGCATGGTATGCGATTGTTCCTAAAATAATCGGCGGGAAAATATTCAGTGATTCGCTAGCCAGACTTTCATTCATACTGTTGCTAATGTTTTCGATTCCTGTCGGATTCCACCATCAGCTGACAGAACCAGGAATCGATCCGACATGGAAATTCATTCAAGTCGTCCTGACATTTATGGTTGTAATTCCAACCCTTATGACAGCCTTTTCGATTTTCGCTACATTTGAAGCAACGGGACGTAAGAAAGGATTTACGACGCTATTCGGTTGGTTCAGAAAACTCCCGTGGAAAGATGTTCGTTTCTTAGCGCCTTTCATCGGTATGGTTGCTTTCATTCCTGGAGGGGCTGGCGGAATTATTAACGCATCACACCAAATGAACGCATTAATCCATAATACCATTTGGGTAACGGGGCATTTCCATCTAACGGCGGCAATGACATCCGTCCTCACCTTCTTCGGGATTACGTATTGGCTTGTCCCTCATTTAACGGGACGTCGTTTGACACCAAAGTTAAACAAGTTAGGTATTATTCAGTCGCTCACTTGGACTGTCGGTATGCTGATCATGTCTACTTCAATGCATATCCAAGGGCTATTGGGGGGACCACGTCGTTCCAATTTCTCTGAATATGCAGGCGGAGCGCAAGTGGACACATGGATTAGTTATCAAATGGCACAAGCAATTGGCGGATCGATTCTTTTCATCGCCATCATCTTGATGGTCTATATCTTCATCCAATTAGCATTCTTTGCACCGCGCGGCGTCGAGGAATATCCGATTGCCGAGGAAGAAGACGATGCGGAGCCAACACCAAAACTATTAGAAAACTGGATTCTCTGGATTGCGATTACGGTTGCCTTAATCCTTTTCGCGTATACAATCCCAGTGTTCGAAATTTTAAAGCACTCACCGCCAGGTTCACCGCCATTTGATTGGCCAATTGGTAAATAACAACAAAAAAAGAGTGCACTGGATTTTAATCCGGTGCACTTTTATATTATTGATTGGAAGCAACGCGTTCAACAGCTGCTGCTACATTTTCGTGAACAGAAGGATCTAGCGGATGCGGAACGAGATCCCCGGATTTAGTGCTCTCAACGATGGCAATTGCAGCCGCAAGAAGCATCGGATACGTAATTTCTTTTGCATTCGCATTTAAAGCACCGCGGAATATTCCAGGAAAACCAAGAACATTGTTGACAAGTCGGCCATCTGCTGCAAATGCCGCGCCAGCCTTCAAAGCAACATCTGGTTTAATCTCAGCGTTTGGATTCGATAGTGCTAAAATGATTTGACCTTTTTGAACCATTTCCGGTTTGATTAAATCGGCAACCCCCGTTGTCGCAACAATAATATCACAACTTGACATTACCTCTTCTAACGACTCCGCTACGGTTCCACCATGTTCTTTAAGACGTTCGCATGCTACTTCGTTACGATCAATGCCGCGCACCTCTTTAACGCCGTATTCCATGAGCATGCGGCTAATTGCTAAACCGGCTGCCCCCAATCCGATTTGGCCTACAGTGGAATCCGAAAGCTTAACCCCTGCCGCTTTACATGCGGATATCACTGAAGCTAGCGTGACGACAGCTGTTCCATGTTGGTCATCATGCATGACTGGTATTGGAAGTTCTTCCTTTAGTCTTCTTTCAATTTCAAAACAATGTGGCGATCCAATATCTTCGAGGAGAATCCCGCCGAACCCTTGATAAATATTTTTAACAGTATTCACAACCTCATCCGGATCACTCGTGCCAAGTAATATCGGAACACCGCTAATGCCTGCAAATTGATCCAATAAGACAGCCTTACCTTCCATAACAGGCATTCCCGCAACCGGGCCAATGTCTCCGAGCCCTAAAATAGCCGTCCCATCGGTTACGATTGCAACCGTATTTGAGATTCCAGTAAAATAGTTCGCCTGTTCGGGATCTTCCTTTATTACTTCACAAACATTGGCCACGCCAGGCGTATAAACTCTTCGCAAATCACCGAGTGAACGAATTTCCATTCGACTCTTCATGTGGATTTTTCCACCTTCATGCGCTTGGAGAACGTCATCCGTTACAGCGTGCACAACAATGCCATCGCCAATGGCATTCACTGCTTCAACAATTGTATGTAAGTGGTCTTCATTTCTACAATGAATCGCAACATCGCGAATCGTTGATAATGTACCAATCTTTATCGTTTGGATATCCCCTATATCCCCTTCGAGTGTTCCAATTGCCAACGCAACCTTTGCAAAATTACCGGGTAAAGACGGGGTTTCAATAATTAAATTACGCATAAATTCGCCTGTTTCCATTTTCAGACCTCCACAATTTTGAATACTAATTTCATTTTACACCTATTTAGCACTTCAGTAAATTGAATTAGTATATAACGATGATATTTATACATATCCGAGTCTTCCATTCACGAATTAAGCCACAATCGAAGTTATATAATTCGGAATAATAATACTCCTCATTTTTTCACCACTTTTACGTTGTAATTGTTATAATAGAATGCGGCATAAAGATTCATACTATTTCAAGGAGTGTTTACATTGACCTTACGAAAAAATTTCCTCATTGGACTAATGCTATTCGCATTATTTCTTGGTGCAGGAAATATAATATTCCCCCCTTCACTCGGACAACTGGCTGGTGAAAATCTACTCATTGCGATGGCAGGTTTCCTCATTACAGCTGTCGGCCTTCCCCTCATCGCAGTCCTCGCAATTGCAAATGCGGGAGGCCATTCAGGTTTACAAACGATAGCAGGAAGAGTCCACCCAGTCTTCGGAATCGTTTTCACAATGATTATTTATATGGCAATTGGCCCCTTTTTCGGGATTCCACGAACAGCTACGGTATCGTATGAAATCGGAGTCGTTCCATTTCTTTCTGACCGGGCCGTTTTATCAGATTGGCCGCTTGCTTTATTCACGATTTTCTTTTTCCTAATGACGATTGCTTTAGCATTAAACCCGGCAAAACTTGTCGATAGAATTGGTAAAGTGCTAACGCCCGTGTTATTTATCGTCATTAGTTCATTGGCGATTAAAAGCATTCTCACGCCGATTGGAACGATTGGACAAGCGAAAGAAGCTTACGCTACACATCCCTTTTTTCGTAGTTTCGTAGAAGGTTACCTGACGATGGACGTTATTGCAGCGCTCGTTTTCGGTATCGTCATTGTTAACGCACTAAAAGTTGAAGGCGTAACAAAAAAAGGACCGATTTTAAAAGCTATGATGGTAGCTGGTCTTGTCGCCGCAGCAGGATTAACTTTCGTCTATGTTTCCTTAAGTTATATCGGAGCGACAAGTGTTGATGTGATTGGCATGCAAGAAAATGGAGGCGCAATTCTATCTTTGGCATCTACCGTTTTATACGGTTCTGCTGGAACAACAATTCTGGCCGTCACAATCATTTTTGCATGTTTAACGACATCAATCGGACTCGTGTCCGCATGTGCTCAATTTTTCAATGAGATTTTCCCAGTTTTATCATACAAGATTTATGTATTGATTTTTGCTGGATTTAGCGCAATTATCGCGAATGTCGGCTTGACTGAACTTATCGCCATTTCATTGCCGATCCTGATGATGATTTATCCGATTGCGATTGTCCTCATGCTGATGTCCTTCATCGATAAATCGTTTGGACGGAAACCGATTGTTTATATTCTTGCGCTTTCCGCAACCGCTATCGTCAGTATTTTCGATGGACTTCTGGTAGCAGAGATTGATGTGAAGCCGGTGACGAAATTACTCGCCCACCTTCCATTGTACGAGCAGAAAATCGGATGGCTTGTACCCGCGATTTCCGGTGGACTTCTCGGCGCAATTATTAGTTTCTTCCAAAAGAATAGAAATTAATGGTATAATTACAGATGAATGAATATTCATTTGGAGGGATACCTGATGACATCAAATTTTGACAATATGACGCTTGAAGAAATTTGGAATGAAATCGATGTAAGACTGAAAGAGAAACCTGAGCCTTATAAAAACATGAATGCAATTTACTCCATTGTTCTTTTAGGTGAAGATGGCGGTCAATTCGGTCTGAAATTTTCGGATGGAAATGCCGAAACGATTATTGGGACTCCCGATGAATCGGACTGCGCACTTTCAATGAGTGTAAAAGATTTCAAAAAACTACTTGGTGGAAACTTAAACTCTGTTGCTTCTTATATGATGGGGAAGCTCAAAGTGAAAGGTAATGTGGGACTTGCGTTAGAACTTGAAAATTTATTAAAAAAATATTCATTTTGAATCTATGAAACCGGCATCCTCATAAGGTAGGATGCTGGTTTTATTATATTAAACCGAACCCTTGGAGCTACAACGTTTTTAAGTTATAATATAGATGGAAGTTTCAATAATAATAGATTATTTCAACGGAGTGAACCATTTGTTCAAAGACAATCGATATTTACATTATAATGCAGACGGCTTCAGAAAAGACCTTATTGCGGGTATCACTGTGGGAATTGTTGCAATACCGCTTGGTATGGCATTCGCAATCGCATCTGGCGTAAAACCGGAGTACGGGATTTATACAACGATTATCGCAGGATTTCTAGTTGCGCTTCTTGGAGGATCACGGTTTCAAATTGCTGGACCTACTGGCGCATTTATCCCTATTTTACTTGCGATTGTTCTTCAATATGGTTATGAGGACCTGTTAATCGCTGGATTTCTAGCTGGTGTTATCCTCGTTATCATGAGTTACGCAGGCGTTAGCAGTTTAATTCATTTCGTTCCAAAGTCGGTCACAATCGGTTTTACTGCCGGAATTGCCATCATAATCTTCACTGGTCAATTGGGTAATTTTTTCGGATTAACTGGTTTGAAACAACAAGAATTTTTCCATGAAAATATGCTCGGTCTGATCAAACAGTTTCATACAGTCAATCCGTTTAGCATTCTTATCGCAGTTATCGGTCTTGCTGTAATTTTCATATTGCCGAAAGTTGCACCGCGCGTTCCGGTTCTTCTTGTCGCGCTCCTCATCCCAACACTAATTTCTTTCTTCTTTTTTCAAGGAAAGATTGAAACAATTGGCACCGCTTTCGGTGGCATTCCAAATTCTCTTCCAACGTTTCGCTTTCCCGAAATTACATTATCCAAGTTAGTCGCACTTTGGCAACCCGCCCTGGTTATTGCGGCACTTGGCTCAATTGAATCCCTTTTATCCGCTGTCGTTGCGGACGGGATGAAACCGGAAAAAACAGAAAACCACAATTCAAAACGCGAGTTATTCGGACAAGGAATCGCAAATATTATTACACCTTTATTTGGCGGAATACCTGCTACAGGTGCAATTGCACGAACCGCAACAAATATTCGTGCTGGCGCGGTAAGTCCGGTTTCCGGGTTCGTACAAAGTATGTTTGTGCTAGGGTTCCTGCTGTTGTTTGCGCCTTATGCATCACATATACCCCTCGCGGCCATGGCGCCTATTCTAATGTTTGTAGCTTGGAATATGAGTGCACGAAAAGCGTTTCTCCATATTTTGTCGATTCGCTCTGCCGATTCCATCGTCTTATTAACTACTTTTCTACTAACAATATTCGTGAACTTAACGGTTGCAGTTCAAGTTGGTATTTTGATTGCTGTGATTTCATTTCTACGTAAAATGGTAAATAAACTTCATTTAAAAGTGGCAAAGACGTCTGACGTTGAAATCGTCAAGTTTGGTAAAGAGGATCCTGCTACCTTGAAGAAATACCTGCTAGAGGGACCGTTATTTTTTGGTACTGCTAAAATATTTGAAGATGCATATCCAGTTATTCTTACGGGCGATGTAAAAACCATTATCCTCGACATGGAACAGACATCCGTGATCGATGCGACCGGAGAAGCTGCTTTATCCACTTTTATTGACGACGCCCGTACTAAAGATATTCAAGTTATTATTAAAAAGTTACCGAAAGAAAAATTGGCTTTGTTCAAAAAAGGCGGCTTATACGATAAGATTGGAGAAGAGAATTTCTTTATGTAATATAATAAAAGAAAGATTGTCCATTACAACTGGCAGTCTTTCTTTTTATTTTGATTAATAATGTTACAACAAGTACTCGTCTTGAATTCTCTATGATTTATATGTTATTAAGTTGTAATATAACTGTAACTGTCCCCTTCCTTATTTTTGATAAGATGAATCATAGATAAATAGTCGGAAAATATGAAATATATAAACAGGTAACTGAAAGGGGAAAAGGGAATAACATGAAGCGATTCTTTTTTGGTATTTTTGGGTGTCTACTTTTAACTATGGCTACTCCAGCGATTGCCGCTGCAAGCTCATCATCTACAATGATTTCTATTGCACAAGGTTACATCGGATCCCCCTATGTATACGGCGGTACGTCCGCTGCCGGATTCGATTGTTCCGGCTTTACGCAACGCGTATTTAGCGACGGCGGTAGTTCACTTCCTAGAACGACGGGCGGGCAATTTAATGTGGGTGCATCCGTATCTAAAGATAATTTACAACCAGGGGATCTCGTATTTTTCAACACGAACGGAAAAAACGTCTCGCATGTGGGCATCTACATCGGATCCACTAACTTTATTCACGCTTCGACAAGTAAAGGCGTTATGATTTCATCAATTTATGACCCTCATTATTGGGGAAGCCGGTATATCGGCGCACGACGTCCAAACGCACAACCGGTCGTAAACCCGAAAACTGAAGAAAATACTGAAGAAAAAGTCGAGAAGAAACCTGAAAATCCAAAAGCTGAAGTGAAAAAAGAAGTTAAACAAACTAGCAAACCTGCAGTAATGCAAAAAGCCGCTGAGAAACCGAAGGCAGAAAAGCCGTTAGTTGTAGTTGCAAAACCAAAGTCAGAAAAGGCCGCAGTTGCAAAACCTGTTGCAACGCCTCCCGTCCAAGATATCAAACCTAATGCAAAATCTGAAGAGCCCAAGGAAAATGAAGAGATTGAAAGCAATGCGTTAACAGCACAGATTGAATATATTCACATGCACCCTACAGCACTCGGATTACGATTTACGCAAATGGTTTGGGTGGAAGATCGAGATCTTGAATTACTAGATAAAGTTCTTTAAACATAGAAAAACCGCGACCCATGGGCCGCGGTTTTTCATTAATCTTTTTCGATTGTTAATCGATGGATAACATGTGCTAACAAATTCGTTCGTTCTACAAGACTATCCACTTCTAAGTATTCATCTTCACTATGCGCATTTCCGCCGATTGGACCTAATCCATCAATCGTCGCAACACCCATCGCAGATGTGAACGATGCATCCGAGCCTCCCCCAGTCGCCATGTCTTTAATTTCAATTCCGAGTTCGCTCCCAATCGACTTAATCACATTAAGCAATTCTATTGTTTGTTGATTTTTCACCATCGGTGGTCTTTCAATCCCGCCTGTCACCTTGATTGTCGTGCCCTTAACATCTGGAACCGCACAAATTTCCTTGATCTCACGTTCAAGCCAATCCGCCTGCTCCATTTTACTAATACGAAGATCAACA includes the following:
- a CDS encoding C40 family peptidase, which translates into the protein MKRFFFGIFGCLLLTMATPAIAAASSSSTMISIAQGYIGSPYVYGGTSAAGFDCSGFTQRVFSDGGSSLPRTTGGQFNVGASVSKDNLQPGDLVFFNTNGKNVSHVGIYIGSTNFIHASTSKGVMISSIYDPHYWGSRYIGARRPNAQPVVNPKTEENTEEKVEKKPENPKAEVKKEVKQTSKPAVMQKAAEKPKAEKPLVVVAKPKSEKAAVAKPVATPPVQDIKPNAKSEEPKENEEIESNALTAQIEYIHMHPTALGLRFTQMVWVEDRDLELLDKVL